From the genome of Ornithobacterium rhinotracheale, one region includes:
- a CDS encoding glutathione peroxidase, producing MKKILLLACAISFSACQFQQKAKAPEEQAAAVPSEVKNIYQFTVQDIDGNEFKLSDLRGQKIMIVNTASECGFTPQYADLEELYQKYKQHNFTIIGFPSNDFKGQEPGSNAEIKKFCTSRFNVSFPMMGKINVVGKEQAPLYRFLTQKSENGVMDAPVKWNFQKFLINEDGSVARVYESRVKPTDAEILKWIEQ from the coding sequence ATGAAAAAAATACTTTTACTTGCGTGTGCAATATCGTTCAGCGCGTGCCAATTCCAGCAAAAGGCTAAGGCGCCCGAGGAGCAAGCAGCCGCCGTGCCTAGTGAGGTGAAGAATATTTACCAATTTACGGTGCAGGATATTGATGGGAATGAGTTTAAACTCTCAGATTTAAGGGGGCAGAAAATTATGATTGTCAATACCGCCTCCGAGTGCGGATTTACACCACAGTATGCAGATTTGGAGGAGCTATACCAAAAGTATAAGCAGCACAACTTCACCATCATTGGGTTCCCCTCTAATGATTTCAAGGGGCAGGAGCCTGGGAGCAATGCAGAGATTAAGAAATTCTGCACCAGCCGATTTAATGTTAGCTTCCCGATGATGGGGAAAATCAATGTGGTGGGCAAAGAACAAGCACCGCTCTATCGTTTTTTAACCCAAAAGAGCGAAAACGGGGTGATGGATGCACCAGTGAAATGGAATTTTCAGAAATTCCTAATCAATGAAGATGGCAGCGTGGCGCGCGTCTATGAATCGCGCGTGAAGCCTACGGATGCCGAGATTCTAAAATGGATTGAGCAATAA